AGCGATTCATCAGAAGAAAGAAGCCTAAATTTATATCCCGACTTTCCCTCGGGATATTTTCTTTGGTCAAATCCAGATTTTTCAAATACAATTTTTCTGAAAATTGTGATAAAATAGAGACAATCACATTTAGATAGGTAATAGATATCATGTCTTCAAAAGTTATTATTACAATTTTCGGTGCCAGCGGAGACTTGGCTCAAAGAAAACTTTATCCTTCTCTCTTTAGACTTTATAAATCTGGCAATCTTTCGCAACATTTTGCCGTAATCGGAACTGCCCGCAGACCTTGGAGCAAGGAATATTTCGAGTCGGTCGTTGTCGAGTCAATCTCTGACCTAGCCGACAGTGCTGAGCAGGCTCAAGAGTTCGCCAGCCACTTTTACTATCAAAGCCATGACGTACAAGATACTGAGCATTATATCGAATTGCGCAAGCTGCAAAACAAGCTCAACGAGCAATACCAGGCAGAAAATAACAAACTCTTCTTCCTTTCTATGGCGCCACAATTTTTCGGAACCATTGCTAAGCATCTCAAGTCTGAGCAAATCGTTGATGGAAAAGGATTTGAACGCCTGATTGTCGAAAAACCTTTTGGGACAGATTTGGCAACTGCCAGCAAGCTCAATGAAGATCTACTGGCTACTTTTGATGAAGAACAGATTTTCCGTATCGACCACTATCTGGGCAAGGAAATGATTCAAAAGATTTTTGCCATCCGCTTTGCTAATCTTCTGTTTGAAAATGTCTGGAACCGCCAATACATTGATAATGTGCAGATTACCTTTGCTGAAAAGCTGGGCGTTGAAGAGCGCGGTGGCTACTATGATGAGTCTGGTGCCCTCCGCGATATGGTACAAAACCACACCCTACAACTCCTTTCACTACTGGCCATGGACAAACCAAAAAGCTTTACCAAAGATCATATCCGTGCAGAAAAGGTCAAGGTCTTTGAACGCCTTGTTCAGCCGAGCGAAGAAGATTTGAAGCGCTTCTTCATTCGTGGTCAGTACAAGTCTGGCAATATCAATGGCAAAAAATACATTTCCTACCGTAGTGAGCCCAATGTCAACCCTGAGTCTACGACCGAAACCTTTGCCTCTGGTGCCTTCTTCATTGATAGCGATCGCTTCCGTGATGTTCCTTTCTTCTTCCGAACAGGGAAACGTCTCACTAAAAAAGGCACCCTCGTCAACATCGTTTTCAAACAGATGGACTCCATCTTTGGTGAACCTCTCAAACCAAATGTACTAACCATCTATATCCAACCAACTGAAGGCCTTTCAC
This genomic window from Streptococcus cristatus AS 1.3089 contains:
- the zwf gene encoding glucose-6-phosphate dehydrogenase; protein product: MSSKVIITIFGASGDLAQRKLYPSLFRLYKSGNLSQHFAVIGTARRPWSKEYFESVVVESISDLADSAEQAQEFASHFYYQSHDVQDTEHYIELRKLQNKLNEQYQAENNKLFFLSMAPQFFGTIAKHLKSEQIVDGKGFERLIVEKPFGTDLATASKLNEDLLATFDEEQIFRIDHYLGKEMIQKIFAIRFANLLFENVWNRQYIDNVQITFAEKLGVEERGGYYDESGALRDMVQNHTLQLLSLLAMDKPKSFTKDHIRAEKVKVFERLVQPSEEDLKRFFIRGQYKSGNINGKKYISYRSEPNVNPESTTETFASGAFFIDSDRFRDVPFFFRTGKRLTKKGTLVNIVFKQMDSIFGEPLKPNVLTIYIQPTEGLSLSLNGKEVGELFNLAPMSLDYRTDATASGASPDPYEKLIFDVLNNDSTNFSHWDEVKASWQLIDRIEELWSQNQVPLHEYPVGSMGPEASFELLAQFGASWQWQPDKE